A single Anopheles arabiensis isolate DONGOLA chromosome 2, AaraD3, whole genome shotgun sequence DNA region contains:
- the LOC120894501 gene encoding cell wall protein DAN4-like, giving the protein MRLTGTLCLALVALVAIASASPLDEQARAALFRRMRLGGPKVYKHEDQSRPGVPVADNLDKVPAAEDRKQGKELAEEETTTAAAAATSSTPVPAKGGLNRLFARKKYSPLLRDGSKGAQSTTEAAVTASSAASAASTTESEDGVTSSGTTRRTRPTRPGKLPRSTSPKPTVSVKPTKISSRFSKPTVEPTESTVAPVTSRTTRGRRTRPSKPSKLSGTTTTTTEEPTTTTTTTTTTTTTTTTTTTPPPPTTTTTTTTTSTTAAPSTTAASSDVSLATGSVPLAAKAGAEQADEESSPSSTAAPASTSTVKPSSSTVATVATSSAGGSIRCPGQECPETGTCHPGGRAAGRAARERELATVGQLRFVRRAG; this is encoded by the exons ATGAGGCTAACTGGAACGCTCTGTCTGGCGCTGGTGGCGCTGGTGGCGATCGCGTCGGCCAGCCCGCTGGACGAACAGGCACGGGCGGCACTGTTCCGCCGCATGCGGCTCGGCGGTCCCAAAG TCTACAAGCACGAGGACCAGAGCCGTCCGGGCGTGCCGGTCGCGGACAATCTCGACAAGGTGCCCGCGGCCGAGGACCGCAAACAGGGTAAGGAGCTGGCAGAGGAGGAAACGACTACGGCGGCCGCTGCTGCAACTAGCTCCACTCCCGTCCCGGCGAAGGGAGGTCTAAACAGGCTGTTCGCTCGCAAGAAGTACAGTCCACTGTTGCGCGACGGCTCGAAGGGCGCGCAGTCCACGACGGAGGCTGCGGTAACGGCGTCCTCGGCCGCCTCTGCCGCCAGTACGACGGAAAGTGAGGACGGTGTCACTTCCTCCGGGACGACGCGTCGGACGCGCCCAACGCGCCCAGGCAAGTTGCCGCGGTCGACCTCGCCCAAGCCGACGGTTTCGGTGAAACCGACCAAGATTTCGTCCCGCTTCTCGAAGCCCACGGTCGAGCCGACGGAAAGCACGGTAGCGCCGGTGACGTCCCGGACGACACGCGGCCGCCGTACCCGCCCGTCGAAACCGTCGAAGTTGTCcggcacgacgacgaccacgacggaGGAGCCAActaccacgaccaccaccacgacgacaactaccaccacaaccacgacgacgactacaccgccaccaccaacgacaacgacgacaacgacgacgacgagcacTACTGCCGCTCCCAGCACAACTGCCGCTTCCTCTGATGTCTCCCTGGCAACGGGCAGCGTACCACTCGCTGCAAAGGCGGGAGCAGAGCAAGCGGACGAGGAAAGCTCACCCAGCTCAACGGCTGCCCCTGCCAGCACGAGCACGGTTAAACCTTCGTCCAGCACGGTGGCAACGGTCGCCACCTCCTCCGCAGGAGGCAGCATCCGCTGCCCCGGCCAAGAGTGCCCCGAAACCGGAACGTGTCATCCCGGTGGTCGAGCGGCAGGACGAGCTGCCCGAGAACGAGAGCTTGCTACAGTCGGCCAGCTACGATTCGTCCGCCGAGCAGGATGA